From a region of the Lactuca sativa cultivar Salinas chromosome 4, Lsat_Salinas_v11, whole genome shotgun sequence genome:
- the LOC111915254 gene encoding nucleotide pyrophosphatase/phosphodiesterase, with translation MIKMQTMIHLSIVLLLFSNILIYRVCHASSYSSLISSGVDYHRHSPINKQPLAKIAIHKTVIALNESASIRSSPLLLGSEDDDHIDWLNIDLEYPEPSIDDWVGIFSPAKFNASDCSSEAGEWPENPTLCTAPIKYKFANQSSADYVKTGKAKITFRIINQRSNFAFAFFTGGLETPKLVAVSNPMSFPNPKAPLYPRLAHGKEWDEMTVTWTSGYNIDEATPLLEWGLKGETKKLSPAGTLTFTRGSMCGPPARTVGWRDPGFIHTSFLKGMWPNTMYEYRMGHMLLNGSIIYSKIYTFKSSPYPGQDSLQRVIIFGDMGKAERDGSNEYANYQPGSLITTDQLISDLDNYDIVFHIGGLPYASGYLSQWDQFTEQVEPISSVKPYMIASGNHERDFPNSGSFYDTLDSGGECGVPAETMYYVPADNRAKFWYATDYGMFHFCIADSEHDWREGSEQYAWIEKCFASVDRQKQPWLIFATHRVLGYSSSSWLADEGAFEEPMGRANLQKLWQKYKVDIALYGHVNNYERTCPIYQNKCVNSEISRYSGTVNGTIHVVVGGGGSHLSSFTEINTFWSLYKDQDWGFVKLTAFNHSSLLFEYKKSSDGLVYDSFTISRDYKDVLACVHDGCEPTTLAT, from the exons ATGATCAAAATGCAAACAATGATTCATCTATCGATTGTGCTCTTGTTGTTTTCAAATATTCTTATTTATAGAGTTTGTCATGCTTCCTCTTACTCCAGTCTCATAAGTAGTGGTGTGGACTATCATCGTCATTCTCCCATTAATAAACAACCACTCGCCAAAATCGCCATTCACAAAACTGTTATCGCTCTCAATGAATCAGCTTCCATTCGTTCTAGCCCTTTGCTACTGGGATCTGAG GACGATGATCATATTGATTGGCTTAACATAGACCTCGAGTACCCTGAACCATCTATAGACGATTGGGTTGGAATTTTTTCTCCGGCGAAGTTCAA TGCTTCCGATTGCTCATCAGAAGCCGGTGAGTGGCCGGAGAATCCAACCTTATGCACAGCTCCAATTAAG TACAAATTCGCAAATCAATCCTCTGCTGATTATGTTAAAACGGGAAAAGCTAAAATCACCTTCCGGATCATAAATCAACGTTCAAATTTCGCATTTGCGTTTTTTACAGGCGGATTAGAAACT CCGAAATTGGTTGCTGTTTCTAATCCTATGTCATTTCCAAACCCTAAGGCCCCTCTATACCCTCGTCTTGCCCATGGAAAAGAATGGGATGAG ATGACTGTAACATGGACTAGTGGATATAACATTGATGAAGCAACTCCACTTCTTGAATGGGGATTGAAGGGAGAAACCAAAAAGCTTTCTCCTGCAGGAACATTGACTTTTACACGTGGCAGCATGTGtg GTCCACCTGCACGTACAGTTGGATGGCGTGATCCTGGTTTTATCCACACTAGTTTCTTAAAGGGCATGTGGCCAAACacgat GTATGAATATAGAATGGGCCATATGCTTTTAAATGGATCAATCATCTATAGTAAAATATACACGTTTAAATCATCTCCATATCCCGGACAAGATTCGCTTCAACGTGTTATCATATTTGGAGACATGGGAAAG GCAGAACGTGACGGGTCAAATGAGTATGCAAATTATCAACCAGGATCCCTAATTACTACAGATCAATTAATTAGTGACCTTGACAACTATGATATAGTGTTCCATATAGGAGGTTTACCATATGCAAGTGGATATCTCTCACAATGGGATCAATTCACTGAACAAGTCGAACCCATTTCATCAGTGAAGCCATATATGATTGCAAG TGGCAACCATGAACGTGATTTTCCTAATTCTGGATCCTTTTACGATACTCTTGATTCGGGCGGGGAGTGTGGTGTGCCTGCTGAGACCATGTACTATGTTCCTGCAGATAACAGAGCTAAATTCtg GTATGCAACGGATTATGGTATGTTTCACTTCTGTATAGCGGATTCAGAGCATGATTGGAGGGAGGGTTCAGAACAATATGCATGGATAGAGAAATGTTTTGCGTCAGTCGACAGACAAAAACAGCCATGGTTAATCTTTGCTACTCATCGTGTTCTTGGTTATTCTTCTAGCAGTTGGTTAGCCGATGAGGGTGCATTTGAAGAGCCCATGGGACGTGCGAATTTGCAAAAATTATGGCAAAAATACAAAGTGGACATCGCATTGTATGGGCATGTCAATAATTATGAAAGGACATGTCCTATATACCAG AACAAGTGTGTGAATTCGGAGATATCACGGTACTCTGGTACGGTGAATGGGACAATTCATGTTGTTGTTGGTGGAGGAGGGAGCCACTTGTCGAGTTTTACAGAGATAAATACATTTTGGAGTTTGTATAAAGATCAAGATTGGGGATTTGTGAAACTTACTGCATTTAACCACTCATCACTTTTATTTGAGTACAAGAAGAGTAGTGATGGTTTGGTTTATGATAGCTTTACAATATCAAGGGACTACAAAGATGTTTTGGCATGTGTACATGATGGTTGTGAACCTACCACTTTGGCAACTTAA
- the LOC111915256 gene encoding uncharacterized protein LOC111915256 has protein sequence MAPHDIRRPFKRAAISDQQKRRELSLQRQAQNRNEAQLQARRLASSILSLPNHNSEPQHLEPVELVPEPIVEEPETDAGDITDIDIRQAAKLKGPEARRWFASQLMLPEWMIDVPDRLDHDWYVFARPSGKRCFVVSSNGTTISRLRNGSLLHRFPSSLPNGARTREGSRSAQSYCILDCIFHELDQTYYVIDMVCWAGISFYECTAEFRFFWMNSKLVESGACEDPSTYHRYRFSLIPVYNCDHEGLQTAYTGQVPYAKDGLLFYNKHAHYQTGNTPLALVWKDETCSEYVIDTDNKGQIPNQQQVVLEVQENGELVTSDDPPVVLGCLNAGFIQETGLNIGNLVRFAVSEGGLTFMNGKVEKADLQYIGKVHRARAFADSYSKIVFQYMVRHSPLRIEDLFASMGTSSEQRDNEVEMVG, from the exons ATGGCGCCTCATGATATCCGGCGTCCATTCAAACGTGCAGCGATCTCCGACCAACAGAAACGCCGTGAATTGTCTTTGCAAAGGCAGGCTCAGAACCGGAATGAAGCTCAGCTGCAAGCCCGCCGTCTCGCTTCCTCCATCCTCTCACTCCCAAACCACAACTCCGAACCTCAACATTTGGAACCAGTCGAACTTGTACCCGAGCCTATAGTTGAAGAACCCGAGACTGATGCCGGAGATATCACTGATATCGACATCCGTCAAGCGGCTAAGCTCAAAGGCCCCGAAGCTCGGCGGTGGTTCGCCAGTCAACTTATGCTTCCGGAGTGGATGATTGACGTCCCTGATCGTCTCGATCACGATTG GTATGTATTTGCAAGACCTTCTGGAAAACGATGCTTTGTTGTTTCATCAAATGGAACAACTATCAGCAGATTACGCAATGGCTCCCTCCTGCACCGATTTCCTTCTTCTCTACCTAATGGTGCTCGAACCAGAGAAGGTTCTCGATCTGCCCAATCATATTGCATACTTGACTGCATATTTCACGAG TTGGATCAAACCTACTATGTAATCGACATGGTATGCTGGGCAGGAATCTCATTTTATGAATGCACAGCTGAATTCAGATTTTTTTGGATGAACAGCAAGCTTGTTGAGTCAGGAGCTTGTGAGGATCCATCTACCTACCATAGATATAGATTTAGCCTCATTCCTGTTTATAATTGTGATCATGAAGGCCTCCAAACAGCTTATACAGGGCAAGTCCCTTATGCCAAAGATGGGCTACTATTTTATAACAA acatGCACACTATCAAACAGGAAATACACCATTAGCACTTGTCTGGAAGGATGAGACTTGTAGTGAGTATGTCATTGATACAGATAACAAAGGACAGATTCCAAATCAACAACAG GTGGTTTTGGAGGTACAAGAAAATGGGGAACTGGTTACATCTGATGATCCTCCAGTTGTACTTGGTTGCTTGAATGCTGGTTTTATACAAGAG ACAGGACTGAATATAGGAAACCTTGTTAGGTTTGCAGTTAGTGAGGGTGGATTGACATTTATGAATGGGAAGGTGGAAAAGGCTGATTTACAGTATATAGGAAAGGTCCATCGTGCACGTGCTTTTGCTGATAGTTATTCTAAG ATTGTATTCCAATATATGGTTCGGCATTCTCCTTTACGAATAGAGGATCTTTTTGCATCTATGGGTACATCAAGTGAACAAAGGGACAATGAGGTGGAAATGGTTGGTTGA
- the LOC111915255 gene encoding probable inactive purple acid phosphatase 27, with amino-acid sequence MKIFYRIAVFSLSIFVVLASANFVKGNIEITEQPLSKIAIHSAVFALRDDASIKAYPTVLGSKGEDVDWVTIELQHPNPSNDDWIGVFSPAKFNGSTCYFENDSKLQAPYICSAPIKYTFANYSNWEYAKTGKSTLKLRLINQRADFSFALFSGGLSNPKLVAHSNFISFANPKAPVYPRLALGKSWNEMTVTWTSGYNINEATPFVEWGVKGQGRIRTPAGTLTFHQNSMCGSPARSVGWRDPGFIHTSFLENLWPNTKYTYKMGHILPDGTHIWSKKIYTFTSPPFPGQESLQRVIIFGDMGKAERDGSNEYSNYQPGSLNTTDQLINDIDNIDVVFHIGDIVYSNGYISQWDQFTSQIEPISSVVPYMIASGNHERDWPGSGSFYDGKDSGGECGVPAETSFFVPAQNRAKFWYSTDYGMFRFCIADSEHDWREGTEQYKFIERCLASVDRKKQPWLIFAAHRVLGYSSDKYYAADGSFEEPMGRESLQKLWQKYKVDIAFYGHVHNYERSCPIYQNVCVNPEKTHYSGTVNGTIHVVVGGAGAHLSEFGEINTTWSVFKDYDFGFVKMTAFNQSSLLFEYKKSKDGKVYDSFTISRDYRDVLACVHDGCEATTLA; translated from the exons ATGAAGATCTTTTACAGAATCGCCGTCTTTTCACTATCAATCTTTGTTGTTTTAGCATCAGCGAATTTtgtgaaaggtaatattgaaatCACGGAACAACCCTTGTCCAAAATCGCAATTCACAGTGCTGTGTTTGCTCTCCGTGATGACGCCTCCATTAAAGCTTATCCTACTGTTCTTGGCTCAAAg GGTGAAGATGTTGATTGGGTGACAATCGAGCTTCAACACCCAAATCCATCGAATGATGACTGGATTGGAGTATTTTCTCCTGCTAAATTTAA TGGATCAACTTGTTACTTTGAAAATGATTCTAAGCTACAGGCTCCATACATATGTTCTGCACCAATAAAG TACACATTCGCAAATTACTCGAATTGGGAATATGCAAAAACAGGAAAAAGTACATTAAAACTCCGGTTAATCAATCAACGAGCTGATTTCTCATTTGCCTTGTTTTCGGGTGGATTATCAAAT CCAAAATTAGTTGCTCATTCGAACTTTATATCATTTGCAAATCCAAAAGCACCTGTTTATCCACGTCTTGCTCTAGGAAAATCTTGGAATGAA ATGACTGTGACATGGACAAGTGGCTACAATATAAACGAAGCAACTCCTTTTGTGGAATGGGGAGTCAAAGGTCAAGGCCGAATTCGCACTCCCGCGGGAACACTAACATTCCATCAAAATAGCATGTGCG GGTCACCAGCAAGATCAGTCGGGTGGCGGGACCCAGGTTTCATACATACAAGTTTCTTGGAAAATCTATGGCCAAATACCAA GTATACTTACAAAATGGGGCATATATTACCCGATGGGACACATATATGGAGCAAAAAGATTTACACGTTCACGTCACCCCCTTTTCCAGGACAAGAATCCTTGCAACGTGTTATTATATTCGGTGATATGGGAAAG GCTGAACGTGATGGATCAAATGAGTATAGTAATTATCAACCTGGTTCACTCAATACCACTGATCAGCTCATTAACGACATTGATAACATAGACGTTGTGTTCCACATTGGAGATATCGTGTATTCAAATGGCTACATTTCACAATGGGATCAATTCACTTCACAAATTGAACCCATTTCATCGGTTGTTCCATATATGATTGCAAG TGGGAATCATGAACGTGACTGGCCTGGAAGCGGCTCGTTTTACGATGGGAAAGATTCCGGTGGTGAATGTGGTGTTCCGGCGGAGACTTCGTTCTTTGTCCCTGCACAAAACCGAGCTAAATTCTG GTATTCGACGGATTATGGGATGTTTCGTTTCTGTATAGCGGATTCGGAGCATGATTGGAGGGAAGGAACAGAACAATACAAGTTCATCGAGAGATGCCTGGCGTCAGTCGACCGGAAAAAACAACCGTGGCTCATATTTGCTGCCCACCGTGTTCTTGGTTACTCGTCGGACAAATACTACGCGGCGGATGGGTCGTTTGAGGAGCCCATGGGAAGAGAGAGCTTGCAGAAGCTATGGCAGAAATACAAAGTCGACATCGCGTTTTATGGCCATGTCCATAACTACGAAAGATCTTGCCCTATTTATCAG AATGTGTGTGTGAACCCTGAGAAGACGCATTATTCCGGCACGGTGAACGGAACTATTCACGTCGTCGTCGGTGGTGCCGGAGCTCATTTGTCTGAATTTGGTGAGATTAATACGACTTGGAGTGTTTTTAAGGATTATGATTTTGGGTTTGTGAAGATGACTGCGTTTAACCAATCGTCGTTGTTGTTTGAGTACAAGAAGAGTAAGGATGGGAAGGTTTATGATTCGTTTACGATTTCGAGAGATTACAGAGATGTGTTGGCGTGTGTACATGATGGGTGTGAGGCTACCACTTTGGCATAG